In a single window of the Streptococcus ilei genome:
- the pcrA gene encoding DNA helicase PcrA: MNPLLKGMNDRQAEAVQTTEGPLLIMAGAGSGKTRVLTHRIAYLIDEKMVNPWNILAITFTNKAAREMKERAYQLNPATQDCLIATFHSMCVRILRRDADHIGYNRNFTIVDPGEQRTLMKRILKSLNLDPKKWNERTILGTISNAKNDLIDEVAYAAQAGDMYTQIVAKCYEAYQKELRQSEAVDFDDLIMLTLRLFDQHPDVLTYYQQKFQYIHVDEYQDTNHAQYQLVKLLASRFKNICVVGDADQSIYGWRGADMQNILDFEKDYPDAKVVLLEENYRSTKTILQAANDVIKNNRNRRPKNLWTQNADGEEIVYYRANDEQDEAVFVAKTIEELSRKAGYKHRDFAVLYRTNAQSRTIEEALLKSNIPYTMVGGTKFYSRKEIRDVIAYLNLIANLSDNISFERIINEPKRGIGPGTVEKIRDFAQMQGSSLLDASANIMLSGIKGKAAQAIWDFANLILDLREKLDQLTITELVEEVLDKTGYMTALANQGNLESQARIENIQEFLSVTKNFDENGESVEDESGVDTLSRFLNDLALIADTDDGAQETSEVTLMTLHAAKGLEFPVVFLIGMEENVFPLSRAAEDPDELEEERRLAYVGITRAEKILFLTNANSRLLFGRTSYNRPTRFINEISSDLLTYQGLARPANTSFKASYSNGGGTTFGKGMSLSQALQERKRQAAPSALTSSSLPFGNSSQAGAKESVAWSIGDIAVHKKWGEGTVLEVSGSGNTQELKINFPEVGLKKLLASVAPIEKK; encoded by the coding sequence ATGAATCCTTTATTGAAAGGTATGAATGATCGCCAGGCAGAGGCGGTCCAAACGACAGAAGGCCCCCTCTTGATCATGGCGGGGGCTGGTTCTGGTAAGACACGTGTCTTGACCCATCGGATTGCTTACTTGATCGATGAAAAAATGGTTAATCCTTGGAATATTTTGGCCATTACCTTTACCAATAAGGCTGCTCGCGAGATGAAGGAGCGGGCTTACCAGTTGAATCCGGCGACCCAAGATTGCTTGATCGCGACCTTCCACTCCATGTGTGTCCGCATCCTTCGTCGAGATGCGGATCACATTGGCTACAATCGTAACTTTACCATTGTCGATCCAGGTGAGCAACGGACCTTGATGAAGCGGATCTTGAAGTCTTTGAATTTGGATCCGAAGAAATGGAATGAACGAACCATTTTGGGGACCATTTCCAATGCCAAGAATGACCTGATTGATGAAGTGGCCTATGCCGCCCAAGCGGGGGACATGTACACCCAGATCGTCGCCAAGTGCTATGAGGCTTACCAAAAGGAATTGCGTCAGTCAGAAGCAGTGGACTTTGATGATTTGATCATGCTGACCTTGCGTCTTTTTGATCAGCATCCTGATGTGCTGACCTATTACCAGCAGAAGTTCCAATACATTCATGTGGATGAGTACCAAGATACCAACCATGCCCAATACCAATTGGTCAAACTCTTGGCTTCCCGTTTTAAAAATATCTGTGTGGTTGGAGATGCTGACCAGTCTATTTATGGCTGGCGGGGAGCGGACATGCAAAATATCCTGGATTTCGAAAAGGATTATCCTGATGCCAAGGTCGTTTTGTTAGAGGAAAATTATCGCTCCACTAAAACCATCCTACAAGCAGCCAACGATGTGATCAAAAATAATCGGAACCGCCGTCCCAAGAATCTCTGGACCCAAAATGCTGACGGCGAAGAAATTGTCTATTACCGGGCCAATGATGAGCAGGATGAAGCGGTCTTTGTTGCCAAAACCATTGAAGAGCTCAGTCGGAAAGCTGGCTACAAGCACCGTGATTTTGCGGTTCTCTACCGGACCAATGCCCAATCCCGGACCATTGAAGAAGCACTGCTCAAGTCCAATATTCCCTATACCATGGTAGGTGGTACCAAGTTCTACAGCCGGAAGGAAATTCGAGATGTCATTGCTTATCTGAACTTGATTGCCAACCTCAGTGACAATATCAGTTTTGAGCGGATTATCAATGAACCTAAGCGGGGAATCGGACCGGGTACGGTGGAGAAGATTCGTGATTTTGCTCAAATGCAAGGCTCCTCCCTCCTGGATGCTTCAGCCAATATCATGCTCTCTGGCATTAAAGGAAAAGCAGCCCAAGCTATCTGGGACTTTGCAAATCTCATTCTTGATTTGAGAGAAAAATTGGACCAGCTGACCATTACAGAATTGGTCGAAGAAGTCCTTGACAAGACAGGCTATATGACTGCCCTAGCCAATCAGGGAAATTTGGAAAGTCAGGCTCGCATCGAGAATATCCAAGAGTTCCTGTCTGTTACCAAGAATTTTGATGAAAATGGCGAGTCTGTTGAAGACGAATCAGGTGTGGATACCTTAAGTCGTTTCTTGAATGACTTGGCCCTGATTGCAGATACAGATGATGGGGCGCAAGAGACTTCTGAAGTGACCTTGATGACTCTTCATGCGGCTAAGGGATTGGAGTTCCCAGTGGTCTTCTTGATCGGGATGGAAGAAAACGTCTTTCCACTTAGTCGAGCAGCAGAGGATCCAGATGAGTTGGAAGAAGAACGTCGTCTGGCTTATGTAGGAATCACGCGGGCAGAGAAGATTCTCTTCCTGACCAATGCCAATTCTCGTTTGCTCTTTGGAAGGACCAGCTACAACCGTCCAACGCGCTTTATCAATGAGATTAGCTCAGATTTATTGACCTACCAAGGCTTAGCGCGTCCGGCTAACACGAGCTTTAAGGCTTCTTATAGTAATGGTGGCGGAACGACCTTTGGAAAAGGAATGAGCCTGTCACAAGCCCTTCAAGAGCGCAAGAGACAAGCAGCCCCAAGTGCCCTCACGTCCTCAAGCCTCCCCTTTGGCAATAGTAGCCAAGCTGGTGCTAAAGAAAGTG